The proteins below come from a single Maylandia zebra isolate NMK-2024a linkage group LG23, Mzebra_GT3a, whole genome shotgun sequence genomic window:
- the LOC101479633 gene encoding retinoschisin, with the protein MEMPACRAAVLFLLLLSQALVTVHSEEEKEEEVIQDLDLQEEDQEVIETWSTKAKACTCDCESARIPAVIPPVPPTSLPTPPPSQSHLLNCMPECPYHRPLGFESGSVTSDQISCSSQDQYTGWYSSWIPNKARLNNQGFGCAWLSKFNDQYQWIQIDLKEVSVVSGVLTQGRCDADEWITKYSIQYRTLETLNWIYYKDQTGNNRVFYGNSDRSSTVQNLLRPPIVARYIRLLPLGWHTRIAMRMELLMCMNKCT; encoded by the exons atgGAGATGCCTGCTTGTCGAGCTGCTGTGCTTTTCCTCCTGCTTCTCTCTCAGG CCCTTGTCACTGTTCACTCAGAGGAG gagaaggaggaggaggtcatCCAGGACCTGGACCTGCAGGAGGAGGACCAGGAGGTGATCGAAACCTGGAGCACAAAAGCGAAAGCCTGCACCTGTGACTGCGAATCTGCACGCATCCCTGCTGTCATTCCACCTGTTCCCCCGACCTCACTGCCAACACCGCCACCATCTCAAAGTCACCTGCTGAACTGCATGCCAG AATGTCCGTACCACAGACCGCTGGGATTTGAATCTGGATCTGTGACCTCAGACCAAATCAGCTGCTCCAGTCAGGACCAGTACACCGGCTGGTACTCCTCCTGGATCCCGAACAAGGCTCGCCTTAACAACCAGGGCTTTGG GTGCGCATGGCTGTCCAAATTCAACGATCAGTACCAGTGGATCCAGATCGACCTGAAGGAGGTGAGCGTGGTGTCGGGTGTCCTCACCCAGGGCCGCTGCGACGCTGATGAGTGGATCACTAAATACAGCATCCAGTACCGCACTTTAGAAACTCTTAACTGGATCTACTACAAAGACCAGACTGGAAATAACAGG gTCTTCTACGGAAACTCCGATCGCTCTTCCACGGTACAAAACCTGCTGCGCCCGCCTATTGTGGCTCGTTATATACGCCTGCTGCCGCTGGGCTGGCACACCCGCATTGCCATGAGGATGGAGCTGCTGATGTGCATGAACAAATGCACCTGA